DNA sequence from the Candidatus Brocadia sp. genome:
CTGCTGTTGACCCAGAAGGTCGTCGACGAGTATCCCACACCTTCGCCCTTCACCTTCAACGATAAGGATAAGGGCCTCCCAGGGATTCATTTTTTTGGGTTTAACGTTATACAAGGTGTGTAGTCGCACCATAGGTAACAAATTGCCTCGTACATTAATCAATTCTCCGCGTTGTTGCACGGTAGAAACGTCTTCTTTTTTCGGACGAATGGATTCTTCAATAGAGAGCATGGGGACAATATATTTTTCCGGCCCCACCTGTACAATCATGCCATCGATGATCGCCATGGTAAGGGGTAGTTTGATGGAAATTTTGGTGCCTTTTCCTTCAACCGTAAAAATTTCTATCTTCCCCCGCAAACGTTCAACGTTCTTTTTTACCACATCCATGCCTACACCGCGCCCTGAGACATCAGTCACCTTGTCTGCCGTAGAAAACCCGGCAGCAAAGATGAGATTATAGATTTGCTGATCGGAGAGTGTGGCATCTTCATCGATCAGTCTTTTTTCAATAGCCTTTTTCAAAATTTTTTCTTTACAAAGACCCTTACCGTCGTCTTCGATTTCAATAACGATATTACCACCCCGATGGAAGGCATTTAATCGCACAAGACCATCAGCAGATTTCCCTCTGGCTGTTCGTTCCTCCTGAGGTTCGATTCCATGGTCGATCGAGTTTCTAATAATATGTACAAGCGGGTCACCGATTTCTTCAATCACTGTCTTATCCAATTCTGTATCTTCCCCGGAAATTTCCAGCCGTACTTTCTTGCCCACTTTTGCAGAAACATCCCGCACGAGTCTGGCCATTTTTTGGAATGTTGATTTCAGAGGCACCATTCTCATGCACATAACCTGGTCCTGTATGTCCTTGACGATCTTGTTAAGGTGGGAAAGATTTTTATTTGTGCCATTGCTGGTGTTACCAAATGTCTCACTGATGAGGGCGTTAGCAATTACCAGTTCGCCCACAAGGTTAACAAGATTATCCAACTTTTGGGTATCCACTTTAACGGTTTCAGACGATGGCTTGCCAATTACCGACTGAATCTTAAGTGCGTTGGTAATCTTCTCAGGTGTGGTTATCCCTTTTTCGAGTAATATTTCACCCAGTTTTTTTCTACATCTCTGTTCTTCTAATGCCTGTTCCAACTGATCTTTGCTAATATCACCGGTTTCAAGTAATATTTCACCGATATGCTTTTCTTTTGGAAAATGAGTATCATTATCTTTTTGTGAAGATGAATTTTGATTCCCCCCTAAAATAGCGGATATCTTTGATAAAAGTGGTTGGTAGTCAATTACCTCTGTTGAAGTATCTTTGTTATCTACTTTATTTGCTATAGTTTCTCTCAGTTTTTTTAATATGTCTACGCCTTCATACAGGATTTCAATAATTTCTGATGTGATTTTTATTTTTGCCTTTCTTGCTTCGTCCAAAAGGGTTTCTAATTCATGGCTTACTTTACCGATATCTTTCAGACCCAGGAAGCCCGCGCTGCCCTTCATACTATGAATAGGACGGAATATACCGTTAATAATATCCATATCTTCCGGGTTTTCTTCTAACTGCAG
Encoded proteins:
- a CDS encoding chemotaxis protein CheA, with the protein product MRIQNMEDNINFMDDVEIVKEFLAESCDHLEDVESKILQLEENPEDMDIINGIFRPIHSMKGSAGFLGLKDIGKVSHELETLLDEARKAKIKITSEIIEILYEGVDILKKLRETIANKVDNKDTSTEVIDYQPLLSKISAILGGNQNSSSQKDNDTHFPKEKHIGEILLETGDISKDQLEQALEEQRCRKKLGEILLEKGITTPEKITNALKIQSVIGKPSSETVKVDTQKLDNLVNLVGELVIANALISETFGNTSNGTNKNLSHLNKIVKDIQDQVMCMRMVPLKSTFQKMARLVRDVSAKVGKKVRLEISGEDTELDKTVIEEIGDPLVHIIRNSIDHGIEPQEERTARGKSADGLVRLNAFHRGGNIVIEIEDDGKGLCKEKILKKAIEKRLIDEDATLSDQQIYNLIFAAGFSTADKVTDVSGRGVGMDVVKKNVERLRGKIEIFTVEGKGTKISIKLPLTMAIIDGMIVQVGPEKYIVPMLSIEESIRPKKEDVSTVQQRGELINVRGNLLPMVRLHTLYNVKPKKMNPWEALILIVEGEGRRCGILVDDLLGQQQIVIKSLGEQFRNIQGISGSAILGDGHVGLILDVGGIMSIALN